The following DNA comes from Kitasatospora sp. NBC_01287.
TGCTCTCCCGGGGCGTGCCGATGATCCTGGCGGGCGACGAGTTCCGCAACAGCCAGGGCGGCAACAACAACGCCTACTGCCAGGACAACCAGATCTCCTGGCTGGACTGGGAGCAGGCGGAGAAGGAGACCGAGGTCCGGGAGTTCTTCCGCGGCATGATCGCGCTGCGCAAGCACTACACGGCGCTGCGCCAGCCGCGGTTCTTCGACGACCGGCGCAACGAGCGCGACCTGCCCGAGGTCACCTGGCACGGCTGCCAACTGGAGCAGCCCGGCTGGGAGGACGCCCAGGCCCGGGTGCTCTCGTACACCCTGGCCGGCTTCGAAGGCGAGCCCGACCTGCACATCGTGATGAACATGTACCACCTCGGCCTGGACTGTGAACTGCCCCATGTCCCGGGCCACCACTGGGCGCTGGCCGTTGACACGGCGCGCGGGCCGGGCGAGTCCATCCGCCCGCTTCAGGCCCCGCTGCCGCTGTCCGGCCACACCCTCCACGCCCATGGCCGCAGCGTGGTCGTGCTGACCACGCTGCCCGACGACGGAGGTACCACCCGATGAGCGCTCCAGACACCAGGCACACCTACTCGGACAGCATCGCCGGGTACGTCACCACCTACGAGCCGACCCGGGAGCGCTTCGGGCTGCGCACCTCGGACGGCCGCGAGGTGACCATCCACCTGGACGAGGCGCTGAACTCGCAGATCGTGCGCAACCTGGGCGAGCCGCCCAAGGACACCACGGGCGCCACCCGGGACATGCTGGCCGAGGGCCGGTACGTCTTCGTCTACGGCATCTTCTACCAGTGGGAGGGCGGGCAGCGGATCGAGGCCCGCCAGCTCACCTTCCCCGAGGAGAGCCGCGGCGCCTACGTCTTCGAGCACCCGTCCTGGTGGGTGCGGCAGGCCGCCGAGATCGCCGACTTCTACCTGCGCGGGCACTTCCCCGACGGGGTCTACGACTGGCGCAACTTCCGCACCAAGCTGACCCTGCACGGCACCCACGTGGTGGAGAGCGCGGACAGCGACGTGCGCCAGGAGACCGACACCATCTCCCGGCTGGTCTACGGCCTGGCCACCGCCTTCATGCTCACCGGCGAGGAGCGGTTCCTGCAGGCCGCCGAGTCGGGCACCGAGTACCTGCGCGAGCACATGCGGGTCGTGGACGAGCGGGAGAACGTCGTCTACTGGTACCACGGCATCGACATCACCAGGAACGGCCAGCGCAAGGTCTTCGCCTCGGAGTTCGGCGACGACTACGACGCGATCCCGATGTACGAGCAGATCTACGCGCTGGCCGGGCCGACCCAGACCTACCGGATCACCGGCGACCCGCAGATCCTCTCCGACATCGACCACACGGTGCGGCTCTTCGACAAGTACTTCCGCGACCAGGAGCGGGGCGGGTTCTTCTCCCACCTCGACCCGATCACCATGGACCCGCGGGCCGACGCGCTGGGCCGCAACCGCTCGCGCAAGAACTGGAACTCGGTGGGCGACCACGCCCCCGCGTACCTGATCAACGCCTACCTGGCCACCGGGCGCAAGGACTTCGCGAAGCTCCTGGAGGAGACCGCGGACACCATCGCCGAGCACTTCCCGGACGAGCCCAACAGCCCGTTCGTGCAGGAGCGCTTCCACGCCGACTGGAGCCCGGACCGCACCTGGGGCTGGCAGCAGGACCGCGCTGTGGTCGGCCACAACCTGAAGATCGCCTGGAACCTGACCCGGATCCGGGCGCTGGCCGACAAGCCGGAGTACGCGCAACTGGCCGAGCGGATCGCCGAGATCATGCCGGCGGTCGGCAGCGACCAGCAGCGCGGCGGCTGGTACGACGTGGTGGAGCGGCAGG
Coding sequences within:
- a CDS encoding AGE family epimerase/isomerase, with product MSAPDTRHTYSDSIAGYVTTYEPTRERFGLRTSDGREVTIHLDEALNSQIVRNLGEPPKDTTGATRDMLAEGRYVFVYGIFYQWEGGQRIEARQLTFPEESRGAYVFEHPSWWVRQAAEIADFYLRGHFPDGVYDWRNFRTKLTLHGTHVVESADSDVRQETDTISRLVYGLATAFMLTGEERFLQAAESGTEYLREHMRVVDERENVVYWYHGIDITRNGQRKVFASEFGDDYDAIPMYEQIYALAGPTQTYRITGDPQILSDIDHTVRLFDKYFRDQERGGFFSHLDPITMDPRADALGRNRSRKNWNSVGDHAPAYLINAYLATGRKDFAKLLEETADTIAEHFPDEPNSPFVQERFHADWSPDRTWGWQQDRAVVGHNLKIAWNLTRIRALADKPEYAQLAERIAEIMPAVGSDQQRGGWYDVVERQEDPATGGHRLVWHDRKAWWQQEQSILAYLILAGVSGDPEHRRLAREAAAFYNAFFLDYDDGGVYFNVLANGIPYLIGTERLKGSHSMAGYHALELCYLAATYTGLLLTSSPLTLHFRPLPASFPDRVLRVAPDLLPAGSIQIDKVWIDDQLYQDFDPKGLTVNLPASDTPLKVRVEVEPVEMRLRISSEFDGKTAHIKLAGIVDREELEKFRRGLNEALSVNPRRVEFHLGEVTEMARPAINELLFQRTKIGMDVDFVIVGCALPEVSQALVATDAFLLDARGSSDD